One genomic window of Arthrobacter sp. KBS0703 includes the following:
- a CDS encoding permease, translated as MQSWSIGVIGLAGLATLIASVFRTPDVLLAVAVVVALAVGVGWPHYLGIPAKKTLAAVIGLPGAGSAVAAAVVPAPGYLDWTPGFIALGVSAVFVVQLIRGTGQAQRLESILGCCVGVLLSCLGAGWIAGARFNGVKEMLLVAGVSAAVALLAGLIRWPDRIIAPLGIVLAGLAGPLAGLVFSDIAVLPAAVFGVVVGAVLVSFRRLVTLRGIPLNFPAALGMGLAPVLAVGSLAYFIDKLLIS; from the coding sequence CTGCAGTCCTGGAGCATCGGCGTCATTGGCCTGGCCGGCCTGGCCACCCTCATCGCCAGCGTGTTCCGGACTCCGGACGTCCTCCTGGCTGTCGCCGTCGTTGTTGCCCTGGCCGTCGGCGTCGGCTGGCCGCACTATCTCGGGATACCCGCCAAGAAAACCCTGGCGGCCGTGATCGGCCTGCCGGGTGCCGGCTCCGCGGTGGCTGCCGCTGTCGTACCCGCCCCCGGCTACCTCGACTGGACCCCCGGTTTCATCGCCCTGGGTGTCTCGGCTGTGTTCGTGGTCCAGCTGATTCGAGGGACCGGCCAGGCGCAGCGGCTGGAATCGATTCTGGGCTGCTGCGTGGGCGTCCTCCTCTCCTGCCTGGGAGCGGGCTGGATCGCGGGGGCACGGTTCAATGGCGTCAAGGAGATGCTGCTGGTTGCCGGCGTAAGCGCCGCCGTCGCGCTGCTCGCCGGCCTCATCCGCTGGCCTGACCGGATCATTGCCCCGCTGGGCATCGTCCTGGCAGGGCTGGCCGGGCCCCTGGCCGGTCTGGTGTTTTCCGACATCGCCGTGCTGCCTGCCGCGGTGTTCGGCGTTGTAGTGGGGGCGGTCCTGGTCAGCTTCCGCCGGCTTGTGACCCTCCGCGGGATCCCGTTGAACTTTCCGGCCGCCCTGGGCATGGGTCTTGCGCCCGTCCT